The genomic window GCCATTCGACCACTTGCGCGGCCGCCTGACGTTCGGCCATGTCGGGCCACGCCTCGGTCATGCTCAGCCGACCGCCATAGGCGATGGCGCCCTCGACGTCCTTGTCGATCGGGTTCCAGGCGCCCCAGCCGGACAGGTCCGCGACCAGATCCCAGATGCGGTCCGAGGTCGCCTGAACGCCGATGCGTTTTTCGATGCGAGTGTCATCCATGGTTTCGCTCTGACACGGCTGGCCGCCGGAAGAAAGGCGCCGAGGCTCAGGCGGCCCCGTCGATCCGCTTCAATCGTCGTCCGTCGTCCAGCCCTAGCCGCGTCTTGACCTCCAACAGGTCGGCGCCGGCCGGAATGATCAGCAGCTTCTTGGGCTGGGCCGTGTTGACGGCGACCACGGCGCCCTTTGGACAGATGTCGAAACAGTCGGCGCCGACGACCGTCAGCTCGCCTTTGCGACCCTGTTTGCCCTTCTTCAGGTGCAGATATTTTCGCAGCGCCTTTTTCAGCGTCAGATCGCCACCGGGGCCGAAGCCGCCGTCCAGCTTTTTGGAACATTTGCGACAGACCAGAACGACGTCGCGCCATTCGGTCTTTGCACTCTTGAAGGCCTTCTCACCCATGCGGACAGAAATCGCCGTTCGCGATGGCTTGCACAAGCGGGTGCGGCGCCGTCACCTGTCGTCGGGCTGAAAATTTCACGGGACCTTCACATGCGCCGATTGTTCGCCGCCTCCACAATGGCGCTGCTGCTCGCCGCCGGCGCCGCTCAGGCTCAGGTCGATATGGCCAGCGTGGACGCCGCCGTACAGCGCGTCATGCCCGAGGTCGTCGTGTGGCGGCGCGACTTCCACCAGCATCCCGAGCTGGGCTTCGCCGAGACCCGCTCGGCCGGCGTGATCGCCCACCATCTGCGATCGCTGGGGCTGGAGGTCCGCACCGGGGTCGGCAAGACGGGGGTGATCGGCGTGCTGCGCGGCGCACGGCCGGGTCGGACGGTCGCCCTGCGCGCCGACATGGACGCCCTGCCGGTGCAGGAGGCGACGAGCCTGCCTTTCGCCTCGAGCGCGACCGGGACCTATATGGGCAATACGGTGCCGGTGGCCCACGCCTGCGGCCACGACATGCATATGGCCATGCTGATGGGCGCGGCCGAGGTGCTGGCCGGGATGAAGGACCGGATCGCCGGCACCGTGGTCTTCGTCTTCCAGCCGGCCGAGGAGGGCGCGCCGCCGGGAGAGCCCAAGGGCGGCGCGGCCCTGATGATCGCCGAAGGGGCGCTGAACGATCCCAAGCCCGAGGCCATCTTCGGCCTGCACGTCGTGCCGGGCCGTCCGGGCAGCGTCTTCTATCGGCCCAAGGGCTTCATGGCCGCCTCCGACCGCGTGGATATCCGCCTGAAGGGCAAGCAGACGCACGGCGCCTGGCCCTGGCGCGGGGTCGATGTGATCGCGGTGGCGGGCCAGGTGGTCGAGACGGTCAACACCCTGACCGCGCGCACGGTCGATCCGACCACGACCCCGACCGTCTTCACCATCGCCACGATCAACGCCGGCGTCCGCTATAATATCATCCCCGACAGCGCGACGCTGTCGGGTACGCTGCGCACCTTCGATACGGCCCAGCGCGACGCCCTGGTCGCCCGCGCCGAGACCGCCATCGACCATGTCGCCGAGGCCTACGGCGCCACCGCCGAGTTCGGCGTCAAACAGAACGCCGCCCTGGTGTTCAACGACCCCGGCCTGTCCGCCTGGCTGGCCCCGGTTTTGACCGAGGCGGCGGGCGAGGGGAACGTCAATCCCGCCACGCCCCCGACCACGGTGGCCGAGGACTTCAGCTATTTCCAGCAGGTCATCCCCGGCGTCTTCTACCATCTGGGCGCCAGCCCCGACGACGTCGATCCCGCAACCTCGGCCCCCAACCATTCGCCGGAGTTCTCACCGAACGAGAAGGTTCTGCCGCTAGGGGTGAAGACGCACGTCGTGACGGCGCTGCGGTTTTTGGAGCGGAGTTAGTCTGCATCACCCTGCCTCGCAGAGAGCGCATGTCTCGCTTTTTTAGTGGCTGTTGCGAGGGTTCTTGAGCTACGCTCTAGATTGAGATGCCTCGCCTCAGCCTAACCCTTGGATAGATGCCTGTCCTTGGCCACGCCTTTGAATGACCCGTTCATCGATCGACCCAAGATGGATGCGGCGACGGTCTTCGATGACTTCGAGGCTCTAGGATCCGACAGCACCTTCGAAGCGACCGAGGCCGCCTGGCGGGTAGGCGTCTTACTGACCCCTAAGGTCGACCGCAGGTTCGACGCCACGGCCACGGACTTCGATTGCTGCCTCAGCCAATCGATTTGCGATGGCGTCAATGGATTCGAGACGACAAAGGTTTTGCCCTTCGACGTCGGTGAGGCAGTCGAGACCGTGACCGAACCACGTGTTCCAGAACTGTTCGAGGGCGTCGCCATGTCTTTCCCTTAGCACATCCAGAGTGTCGGGTTGGAGCGCAATTTGAGCCGCATCGCGACTTTGAGTGAGTGTGGTCATGCCGATAACTCGACCGCCGTGGACCTCAGTATACCCCTTCAGGTTGGCCAGCGTGCCGCCCAACCCGACATGGTCGTCAATAAGAAGATAGTCCGCGTTTTCTCTGACGTTGCCTTCGAAAGCGGCCGGGGTCACCATCCGGTTGAACGCTCTCGCCCTCGTGTGGCCGACGGTGTTATTTTGCACGATCTCGCCGGAACTGACCGGCTGTCCTAGATCAGCGCCAAGCACCTGCGCCATTGCGTCGGGGATGGCGTTGAAGCCTGTCGTCTCCAAGGCAGTGATCGGCAAGAGGATGACTGCACGGTTGCCGATGAGCTGACGAAGCTCATCTGTCACGACAGCCGAAAGCAGATCCTCCACCAAGGTGAAGGCGGCTTCCTCGTTGCCGGCCTTGGCAGCTTCGTAGGCGGGGTGGCGATCTCTAAGGGCCGTGTCCGAGTGAACGGCTACCCTTGGAAAATTGACCGGCCAAGGGGTCCTGGGGGCGAAGTTGTTGGCGGCGGGCCGTTTCATATCTCGACCACAACACCAGATCGACGAGCAGAAATCCACCGTCGCGAAACGCACGTGCGCACGTTTGAAGCGTCATCGACCTGAACGTTTTCAAGCCTCAGTCGCCACGATCCGCCTGCCTCAATTTTCATCAAATGTGGGCCTCAAAGCCGCTCAAACACCGTCTTGATCACCCGGCGATAGACGGCCGTCAGGGTCTCCAGCTCCGCCGTAGGCACCCGTTCGTCGATCTGGTGCATGGTCTGGCCGACCAGGCCCAGTTCCAAGACTGGGCACAGGGCGCGGATGAAGCGGGCGTCGGAGGTGCCGCCGGTGGTGGAGGCCTCGGGGCGGCGGCCCGCCACGGCCTCGACCGCGTCCTGAACCGCCTCCACGAAGGCGCCCGGCTCAGTCAGGAAGGCCTCGCCCGAGCACAGGTGCTCCAGGGTGATCTGAAGCCCGGTCTCGGCCTGCATGGCGCCGGCCTCGCGGTTCAGCCAGTCGATCAGGGCGTCGCCGGTATGGCTGGGGTTGAAGCGGATGTTCAGCCGCGCCGTCGCCTGGGCCGGGATGATGTTGGTCGCCGGATTGCCGATGTCGATGGTGGTGATTTCGAGGTTCGACGGGGGGAAATTCTCGTATCCCTCGTCCAACACATGGTCATTCAGGCGGGCCATCAGGCGTGCGATCACCGGGGCCGGGTTGGCGGCGCGCTCGGGATAGGCGACGTGGCCCTGTTTGCCGTGGACGGTGATCCAGGTGTTCAGCGAGCCGCGCCGCCCGACCTTGATCATGTCGCCCAGCTGTTGCGACGACGAGGGTTCGCCGACGACGCAGGCGTCGATGACCTCGCCCTCGGCGGCCAGGGCCTCGACCACGCGCTTGGTGCCGTGCAGGGCCGGGCCTTCCTCGTCGCCGGTGATCAGGAAGGATAGGGAGCCGGCGGGTTCGCCGTCCGCCAGCACCTGGGACACGGCGGCGACCCAGGCGGCGATCCCGCCCTTCATGTCCACCGCGCCGCGACCGTACAGGACGCCGTCCCTGACCTCGGCGTTGAAGGGTTGCGACGACCACTGATCCGACGGGCCGGTCGGGACCACGTCCGTATGGCCGGCGAAACAGAGGTTGGGCGAGGCGGTCCCGCGCCGCGCATACAGGTTCTCGATCCGCGCATGGACGCCCTCGCCCCCCGGTCCCTCGAAGGCCAGGCGTCGGCAGGTGAAGCCCAGCGCCGTCAGGTGCCGCTCCAGCACATCCATCGCCCCTTCGTCGGCGGGCGTGACGGAGGGAATGCGGATCAGGTCGCGAGTCAGTTCGACAGGATCGATAACGGGAGTTGATGCGCGGCTCATGTGGCTATGCTTTAGGGAAATCGTGCGGAGGCGAGAAGGCCCATGCCCAAGATCGACATCGACAGCGCGCCGACAAGCTTCGGCACCACCTATCCCGAAGAGTTCGCGGAGCCGTGCAAGCCGCGCCGCCGCTGGAAGCTGGGTGATGCGGCGGGGCTGAGCCAGTTCGGCGTCAACCTGCTGCGGCTGCCCGACGGCGCCTGGTCCAGCCAGCGCCACTGGCACGCCGAAGAGGACGAGTTCGTCATGGTGGTCGAGGGGGAGGTGGTGCTGATCGAGGACGATGGCGAGACGGTTCTGCGCGCCGGCGACTGCGCCGGGTTCAAGGCGGGCGTGCCGGACGGCCATAAGCTGGAGAACCGATCCGGCCGCGAGGCGGTTCTGCTGGAAGTCGGCACGCGCAGCCCGACGATCACCCCCGCCGACTATCCCGACATCGACATGGTGCTGCACGCCGGCGTCGACGGCTATTTCCACCGCGACGGCTCGCCCTATCCGAAATACCCAAGACGAACGTGACCAACAGCGATCAGGCCATTTGAGCCTGACGGTGCAGTTCCTTGGCCTCGGCCAGATTGATACGGGCTTTCATGCCCATTTTTTCGAGAAGAAACAGAAGATTTCCGCCGTCGATGAGAGTGAGAGGCTTGTCCTGGGCGAACTTCCTCGCATCTGGTCCGAACTGGGACGTAGTCACTAGGATGCCCTTAGTCGCGCCTTCGTGCTGAACCGTTCCATAGAGATCTCGCACCGCGCTGACATCGACGACATTGGTGTACCGTTTGGCCTGGACGATGATCTTGCCGCCCCGGATCGGATCGGGATCAAAGATGACAGCGTCCACGCCGCCGTCCCGGCTGGCCTGGGTGACGCGCACTTCGCCGTTTGCAGATGAGAATTCCGCCTCGAAGACCTGCCTGACTAGATGCTCGAAGTCCTCCCAGTGCATGGCGGCGAGGTTGGTCTCGGTTCCAATGTCCGAGAGCACGTCTTGAGATTCGATGAAGCGTCGGTCGGCGGCGCGAGGACGCTCTAACGGAGCGACGGGAGCCAAACCGATGAGTTTGGAGGCTGCGACGCCCTTCAGCGCACGGAAGCAATCCTTCGGATCGACGCGAGCAAGGTCGATTTTCTCGAAGTCGGGGCGGTTCACTCCGGCGCTGAGAATACAGGATCGTTGGTCCGAGCCGGTCGCGCTGTCGACATAAGAGACCCAGCCATTGAAGGTGACCCGAACGACATGACAATGCACGTCGGCTTCGAAAACCTCGTGCAAAGTGCGTAGCGCCATCTGGTAGAGCAGACCGTCGTAGAGACGGGCCTTCTCGGCGGCCGAGACGAATTTTTCGTCGAACTCGTTCCGGCTCTGGACGTAACGGACCTCCTTGAGGGTAGGAATGGCGTCCGGCGTCGGCAGTTCGAAGTCGATGACGAGGCTTTTCGTCTCGCTGTTGTAGTCCAGTTCGTAATCGACGTTGATGAAGTCGGGATACTTTGACCGTCCGAGAACGAGATCGACCATTTCGGTGACGGCGGCTTCGTCTCCGCCCTCAACCGCTGCGGCCAGAGCATCGATGATCGCATGCTTTTCGGCCTGGTCGGCAAAGAAGGCAGCTTTCCTAGCCTCCCATTTCGTCAGATTAAGCCCGTGAAGTTCACTCGCTTTCGCGAAATCCTTGTCGATCTCAACGATTTGGTCGTTCCAGCGGCGGATAAGACTTTGCACCTCAGTTTCCCAATCGGTTTGGGCTTTTTCGAAGCGTGCGGAGGCGTCGCTTAGGGCTTTGCGTTTCCGCGAGGGCGACAACCAGCAAAGGATGTCGAGCTTTGGCTTAAAGGCATCAGCGGCGCGGTTCGGCCTCGCCGGATTTTCGGGCTTCTCGGGGTTCGGCTTTCGCACCGGAACACGGGGCGCCGCCTCGGAGAATTTGGACCTGTCTTTCAACAAATCCCAGTTCACACGATCATCGACGGAAAGCGTGTGAGCCAGAATTTTGCCCAGCGCCAAAAGGTCAGCTTCTGCCGACGATGTCCGAATGATTGCCTCGTTCTTCATCCGCTCTTTTTGAGCAATGGCGTTGTAGCGACTTTGCTGACGATCAAGAGCGTCCGATTTCCGTCGCCACTCCTCGTCCCATTGAAGCCTTAGAGCGGCAGCTTTTTGTTCTACGACATAGGGGTCGGCGCCGCGTATGTGCCGATATTTATGCAGGCCGGGATGACTGACTTCAATTTCGTAGTAATGCCTGTAACGCGACACGCCTGCAGCTCCCCTGACGTCAGCCGATCCCCATCCGCGCGATCTTTTAACAATCACAGGTCTATCGCGCGTCTAGCGCCCTAGTTCAATATGACCACAGAATCCATCGATACCGGCCCCGCCGCCCCGCCCTCACCGCCAGAAGGCCCGTCCAGCCCGTGGGGCATTCGCGACTTCCGCCTGTTGTGGTTCGGCCGTGTGGTGGCGGTGCTGGCGATCCAGATTCAGTCGTCGGCCCTGTTGTGGCAGGTCTATGAGATCGCTCGGCGCGATCATCCGATCGAGGAGGCCAGCCTGTATCTGGGGCTGGTGGGGCTGTGTCAGTTCCTGCCGCTGCTGGCCTTCACCCTGCCCGCCGGGGCGATGGCGGATCGGCGCGACAGAAAGCGCACGGTGTGGATCTCGATCTTGGTCGAGGCGGCGTGTGCGGGGTCGTTTCTGGCCATGGCCTTGCATGGAAATCCGCCGTTGTGGGGTCTGTTGGCGGTCGCGGCCCTGTTCGGCGCGGCGCGGGCGTTTCTGGCGCCGGCCAGCCAGGCGTTTCTGCCGATGGTGGTGGGGCGCAAGGCCCTGCCGCCGGCCATCGCGGCCCAGTCCATCGCGTTTCAGACCGGGGCCATCGCCGGCCCGGCCCTGGGCGGGGTGATCGTGGGGGTGAACGTGCCCTTGGCCTATGCCGTGTCGCTGGGCATGTTCCTGCTGGCTGTCGCGGCCTTCATCCTGATCCGCACCAGCGGGAGACCTGCGCCCCAGGCTAATCCACTGTCGCCGGTCGAATCGGTGAAAGAGGGGCTGGCCTATGTGTGGAAGACCAAGATCGTGCTGGGCGCCATTTCGCTGGATCTGGTGGTGGTGCTGCTGGCGGGCGTGGCCCTGCTGACGCCCATCTTCGCGCGCGACATCCTGCATGTCGGGCCGCAAGGGTTCGGCCTGTTGCGGGCGTCATTCGGCGTGGGGGCCATGGTCATGGCTATCTATCTGAGCCGCTATCCGATCCGTCAGAACGGCGGGCGCTGGATGTTCGCGGCGGTGGCGGTGTTCGGCCTGTGCACCATCACCTTCGGCCTGTCGCGCATCGTCTGGCTGTCGGGCCTGGCGCTGT from Brevundimonas fontaquae includes these protein-coding regions:
- a CDS encoding amidohydrolase, translated to MRRLFAASTMALLLAAGAAQAQVDMASVDAAVQRVMPEVVVWRRDFHQHPELGFAETRSAGVIAHHLRSLGLEVRTGVGKTGVIGVLRGARPGRTVALRADMDALPVQEATSLPFASSATGTYMGNTVPVAHACGHDMHMAMLMGAAEVLAGMKDRIAGTVVFVFQPAEEGAPPGEPKGGAALMIAEGALNDPKPEAIFGLHVVPGRPGSVFYRPKGFMAASDRVDIRLKGKQTHGAWPWRGVDVIAVAGQVVETVNTLTARTVDPTTTPTVFTIATINAGVRYNIIPDSATLSGTLRTFDTAQRDALVARAETAIDHVAEAYGATAEFGVKQNAALVFNDPGLSAWLAPVLTEAAGEGNVNPATPPTTVAEDFSYFQQVIPGVFYHLGASPDDVDPATSAPNHSPEFSPNEKVLPLGVKTHVVTALRFLERS
- the dapE gene encoding succinyl-diaminopimelate desuccinylase is translated as MSRASTPVIDPVELTRDLIRIPSVTPADEGAMDVLERHLTALGFTCRRLAFEGPGGEGVHARIENLYARRGTASPNLCFAGHTDVVPTGPSDQWSSQPFNAEVRDGVLYGRGAVDMKGGIAAWVAAVSQVLADGEPAGSLSFLITGDEEGPALHGTKRVVEALAAEGEVIDACVVGEPSSSQQLGDMIKVGRRGSLNTWITVHGKQGHVAYPERAANPAPVIARLMARLNDHVLDEGYENFPPSNLEITTIDIGNPATNIIPAQATARLNIRFNPSHTGDALIDWLNREAGAMQAETGLQITLEHLCSGEAFLTEPGAFVEAVQDAVEAVAGRRPEASTTGGTSDARFIRALCPVLELGLVGQTMHQIDERVPTAELETLTAVYRRVIKTVFERL
- a CDS encoding cupin domain-containing protein; protein product: MPKIDIDSAPTSFGTTYPEEFAEPCKPRRRWKLGDAAGLSQFGVNLLRLPDGAWSSQRHWHAEEDEFVMVVEGEVVLIEDDGETVLRAGDCAGFKAGVPDGHKLENRSGREAVLLEVGTRSPTITPADYPDIDMVLHAGVDGYFHRDGSPYPKYPRRT
- a CDS encoding restriction endonuclease encodes the protein MSRYRHYYEIEVSHPGLHKYRHIRGADPYVVEQKAAALRLQWDEEWRRKSDALDRQQSRYNAIAQKERMKNEAIIRTSSAEADLLALGKILAHTLSVDDRVNWDLLKDRSKFSEAAPRVPVRKPNPEKPENPARPNRAADAFKPKLDILCWLSPSRKRKALSDASARFEKAQTDWETEVQSLIRRWNDQIVEIDKDFAKASELHGLNLTKWEARKAAFFADQAEKHAIIDALAAAVEGGDEAAVTEMVDLVLGRSKYPDFINVDYELDYNSETKSLVIDFELPTPDAIPTLKEVRYVQSRNEFDEKFVSAAEKARLYDGLLYQMALRTLHEVFEADVHCHVVRVTFNGWVSYVDSATGSDQRSCILSAGVNRPDFEKIDLARVDPKDCFRALKGVAASKLIGLAPVAPLERPRAADRRFIESQDVLSDIGTETNLAAMHWEDFEHLVRQVFEAEFSSANGEVRVTQASRDGGVDAVIFDPDPIRGGKIIVQAKRYTNVVDVSAVRDLYGTVQHEGATKGILVTTSQFGPDARKFAQDKPLTLIDGGNLLFLLEKMGMKARINLAEAKELHRQAQMA
- a CDS encoding MFS transporter; protein product: MTTESIDTGPAAPPSPPEGPSSPWGIRDFRLLWFGRVVAVLAIQIQSSALLWQVYEIARRDHPIEEASLYLGLVGLCQFLPLLAFTLPAGAMADRRDRKRTVWISILVEAACAGSFLAMALHGNPPLWGLLAVAALFGAARAFLAPASQAFLPMVVGRKALPPAIAAQSIAFQTGAIAGPALGGVIVGVNVPLAYAVSLGMFLLAVAAFILIRTSGRPAPQANPLSPVESVKEGLAYVWKTKIVLGAISLDLVVVLLAGVALLTPIFARDILHVGPQGFGLLRASFGVGAMVMAIYLSRYPIRQNGGRWMFAAVAVFGLCTITFGLSRIVWLSGLALFIGGAADMISVNVRQTLIQLATPDHMRGRVSSVSMLFIGASNELGEAYSGVMVRLLGAVGAAVFGGFGALAATGAWATMFPGLRKADRLT